The genomic DNA ATGCTTTGATAAGAGCTTTGAGATGAAAAACCCTAGAAAATAATCTAACGTTCACAAGGACACATAGCTGAGTTATAGATTCATTAGGGTAGggtaaaaaatacaaaaattctaGCTGATTACTTTCCCACTTCAGGATTTGTGGGCGATCAAAGATGATGACTAATTCCTTGTACCCACTTTTGCTctcaatctcctgatataaaaGACTATTGATATATAGATAGGCACcaaaagatttaaagtagagctgattGTTTTTCATgcataaaagtttaggtttgtgattcctttaagagcCCTTATAATAAGGCTACCTTTCAAGAAAAGTAATAAAGTGATGGATTCTTTCTTTATAACTGCAATATGCAGCCTTCCTGCAAAAgaaatggctgagaaaaataccctGCTTGCTcacactctgttaatctataacaagttacTTAGATGTAAACATATGTGGGCTCTTGGGATGACTTTGCTTTATTCATGTAAGGGAGATGAAAACCATGTTTTTACCTGCATTCATtttaatcattcacttgaaaaatagatgTAACCACACTGCAATTTCTATATTGCCTGAAAGAGTTTGTTGTATGTAAGctgtagaagaaaaataaagagaccAAATACAGAATCAGaatacaaaagaagaataaacaaaaggtctgaaggaaaccatcaagagagtgAGTCTCTTTTCCCTTACCCCCTCAGATAAAAAAGTCTTAGTACACCAACTCCATGGATTCCCTTCAAGCCCTGCACTGCTGAAGGTTGGTCCCCGAGTCAGCAGAACACAGAGGAGCCTAGCACCTCcgcaaaggccagcctgggaggcTGTCTTCCTTGGCATACGACACCAAAGTAATGTGTCCACGATTAGGTGGCCTCCACTGCCCCTGCTGCTAAATGGATTCAGGGATCCCTGTAGAAACACTGCCTTCATCTCCCTGACTAGTTCATTCCCTTTGCTCTGCCCTTGTAATCCTAGGAGACAATTCTCAAAGTCCCTCAGCAATGGTGAAGCCACATTTGCCCATGTCTGGACACCATGTCCTTCTGTCTCCTGTGGGCTCATTCTCTCACCATTCTGGGCTTATGGCCATCCCCATCCCATGCCTTATCCTCCATCTGCAGGTGGGCAGCCCAAGGCATTCTGGTGCTTGCTCAGTCTCTCCAAGCACATGGATgggcaggaagacaggatgccCACACTTCCCCACAGTGGACCCTCTGGGTACTGGGCCAGAGGCCAGAGTTCCTTGAtcttcaccacacacacacacacacacacacacacacacacgcacacacactgatGGATGTGGGCAGCAGGCTGGAGTGCTTTAGTCAGAGCCTAAGGGCTGCTCAGAGTGGGGACCAGCATGCAGTTTCTGCTGCCCACAAGATCTGGAAGTGGCCAGCAGCAGAGCATAGAATGAGGGGATAGGGGCTCTGGATCATGTCTGATGATGCCCATACCCATACCCCATAGCTGCTGATAGAGAGAGTGGAAGGGCACAGGTCCAGAACCAGGTGTATAGCCCAAGGGCAGATTCAGATCTAGGAGCCAGATGCAGGCCCCAGAGCCAGATGCAGAGCCCAGAGCCAGGTACAGGCCTCAGAGCCAGGTGCAGACCCTAGAGCCAGGTGCAGGCCCTAGAGCCAGGTGCAGAGCCCAGAGTCAGGTGCAGAACCCAGAGTCAGGTGCAGAACCCAGAGCCAGGTGCAGGCCCAGGATCCAGTTTTCTGTATGACAGTAACTACAGAGGTGGAATGGGACAGTAGACGTTTTATTGGTGCTCAGGGACTAAGAGTAATTCAGCTGATGGCAGGATCAAACCAGCCAGATTGGGAGTTGGTGGGACATCCAGTATTTCCAGGAGCTGAGGCAAGAGAGTAGCTGAGGGACACTCAGGCTCCAGACCTGGCTGGGCTGGTGAAGTTAGGGTAAGGGCAGGTGGGCCCAGAACACCCAGCAGGACCATAGGTCAGGGAAAAAAGATGGGAATCAGGCTCACGGCTGGACAGTCAGCAGCATGAGGAGGAGGCCCTGCAGCAGACTGGCTCGCAACAGACAGGCTTGCAGCAAACTGGCACACAACAGGATGACTGGCAGGGGGAGCAGGTGCAGCAAGCTGGCTGGCAGCTAGAGCAGATGGAGACACAGCAGACCGGCTTGCAGCAGACAGGTGTGCAGCAGACAGGCACACAGCAGGATGGCTGGCAAGGGGAGGAGGAGCAGCATGAGGGCTGGCAGCTAGACTGCTGGCAGCATGAGGGTGTGCAGCAGCTGTTACAGACAGATTGGCAGCAGGGGCTGGACACACAGCTCACGGGGGTGCAGATGAGGGTCAGGCAGGGGGATGGGGCACAGCAGCTAGGTTggcagcagctgggctggcagcagctaGGGGCACAGCAGCTGGGCTCACAGCAGCTCTCTGGGCAGTCATCCACCTGCCAGGAGGAGTTGGTGCAAGCGTcagagcagacagacatggtagaGGCGGCCATGGCAGGGTTGGCTGGGAGCTGGGAATGTATGAGTGTGTTGAGTGACTGTGagagttgagtgtgtgtgtgtgtgtgtgtgaggtgctctgggctctgggctttTATTCCCCCAGGTATGTTTTGCTGCAGGAGGCTCTgcacccttccctttccttgttGTTCAGTCTAGAGGGTGTCCGGGGTTCAGTCATAAACTGTTGTGCTAGTCACTCTGCTTGGGCCTGTGGCTGGACTGTCTGCAATCTCTATCTGGTGGCCACCTGTTACGATTTTGGAGATGACACTTGGTTCTGAGGATGTATTCTGTGTCCCCAGCCTCACTGACCTCAGTGGGGTGACCCGGCTGGTCTGTGACTAGGAAAGTGGCAGCAGGTGTCCTGCTTTGGAGCAGGCAGTGAGAACATCCAATGAAGTTCCCATCCCCCAAGGATGGGTTAGTTGTAGGCAGCCAGAAGATGGTCATTGAAGGGCCTCTAGGCATTTTGGAAATCATACTAAATCTGAGGTATCCAGAAGCCAATGTCCTTCTGGAGCCCAGGGTCACTTGTCCTGGGTCAAAACCTGAGGCTGGTGTGAACATACAGGCTGCAGGATGCAGGCATGGACTAAAGGTCACTTGGAGGTCACTTATCCTGGATGGCCTATGCTAGGGAGGTGAGCtggggagagctgaccctgatcCCAGATGTCTATCTCAGGCATACCTCTCCTGCACCCCAGTGTCCTCTTGCCATCTCTTGTCGGGTACAGAGTGTGGGCAGAGAAACAATATTCAGACCTCACACAGCTGAGCCTCTCACAGAACGGAGGCCTCCTTAGAGTTCTCAGATAACGTGAGGGAGAGTGAGCAGGGCCACTGTCACCAGAACTTCCCATGCTGTTCTGGGGCCAGTAAAGTGACACACCCAGAGTCGAGATGATAACAAGCATATCTAGTGTCTATGGGTGAGGGAACCCTCCACTGGCAACTGAGTTGCCTGTCTGAGGAACTGTTCTGCCCAGGTTCACAGGGGGCCAGATGAAGAGAAGTTCTGAGCACCCAGGAGCCCCCCTCCTCCCAGAATAACCGCTGGGTCATGGTTAGGACAGTGGGAAGCAGAAGTCACTAGTGTAAAACACCCACGAGACTCTGAGACAATGCCAGAGGTGTGCACGGCGCTCTAAACCCTCACCAGAGTCCGTGCTCGTTCCCTGAGAAAATTAGGGACATGACGGCCCTAGGACATAGGGCTTCTGCAGCTTTTATTTGGCTGAGGTCATTGGGTTTTGACCAAAGTTCTACCCAAACCCAAGTGGTTTATCTATACTCTCAGTGCATTCCATGCTCCGTGTCTGTCAGCCATAACCCTTTGTGGCCACCCACAGGTGACACCACAGACTCAGATCACTGTGAGACTCACCTAGCAGAGTCTCAAGGAGGGTGAGCCAGGGGGCAGCAGCCACAGGGAGTCAGCAGCAGCATTTGTCCCCAGTGGAACACAGGGAGCTTGGTGCCATGACCCGAGAGCAGGAAATCACAGTGCATAGACTTGAATGACAGATTCAGAAAATAGTCCTTACCATGGTGAGGACAGGGACAGTGGTGGAGCATGGAATTTCCTGAGAACCTGCTGTGTGTGGGGTCTCAGTGTTCATGTCTGTTGTGGTCTGAGTGTGAAATGTGTCCATGAGTGTGAAATGTGTCCATGAGTGTGAAATGTGTCCATGAGTGTGAAATGTCTCCATGAGTGTGAAATGCCTCCATGAGTGTGAAATGTCTCCAGGGGTGTGAAATGTGTCCGTGAGTGTGAAATGTCTCCATGAATGTGAAATGTGTCCATGAGTGTGAAATGTCTCTAGGGGTGTGAAATGTCTCCACCAGGCTCACTATGTTTTTGAACATAGGACTGGTGGTAGAAAGTCACAGCAAGGGTCGGGGAGTGGCTTGGGGACCACAGGCTGATCCTCCTGGCTGGAGTTTCTGCCCCTTGATCCCTAAGATGTGAAATGTCCAGTCATGTGCTCCTCATGTCATACCTTCCCGCCAGGACTTAGTGTACCCTCTGGAGCCATGAGATCTGATAGACCCATTCTCCTGAAACTGGGTATTCCCTCAGGATTGTGAGAAAAAGAACCCCTACAGAAAACCAGACTGAGGTGGCAATGTTTTTGTGGTGTGTCTGACTATGGTCTGACTATGTGCTCAGGCCTTGGGACTGGTGTatgggaggaatgtggaagagtcTGGGGATTGAAAAGACCCAGGCTATTGTGAACTGAGCTTAATAGGCAATTCTGGAATGCACTGAGAGTAGAGAAAAACCACTTGGGTTTGGGTGGAACTTTGGTCATGATCAGAGGTCAGCACAGACAGTGAAGACATGACTCTCAAGATTTCAAAGAATAGGGCTCTCATGGGACCTGGGCTCCAGGCCATTCAGGATTACAGCCTGTCAAAGAAGCTGGCTACATTCTGCCCATGTCTCAGAATATTGAATGGGAATAAGTTAGAAACTAATGAACTAGTTTATTTGATGGAAGGAATTTTAAAGATAGGCTAGGATCAGGCATGTGGCATGGTTGATGCTCACTGTCTTTCTCCAGGTTTACAGTGAGAGTTCTGAACAGAAAGCAGAGCGGGGAGATGTGGAGACTATGCAGCTGGGTGGGGAAAGGTGTGGAGAGAATTTGAAGTCTCCAACAAAGCAGCTGTGGAGATAGCAGATGCCAACAGAAGCAAGTGGCTACTGCTGAATACATTTAAGTGTAAACAAGGAAAAACTCCACACAATGAACTGGGGCAATAGAAATGAGGCTTCAAGAGTGAGAATGTCTACTCTAGGCAACTTGCTCCAACAAGACCATCTAGATCTCCTGATACAGGTTACAAGAGGCTGCTTTGGTTTTGGGGAAACAGGACCAGGTTAGGTCTTGAGTTGAGAACACAACCTGCTGTCACTGTCCGTGTAGTGATGTGATTTTAGTTATGCAGAGAACGAGAGTTGCAGTGTCGTGGAGCATGTGCCAAGGTTCCAGCAAGCCTCTGAGTCCAGGCACTGTGTGGAAGGCCAGAGTTGCTCCGTGAGTTTGTATGGATCGTGTAGGaagctgcaaagatgacacctaAGTAACAATGGGGACCTAGAGAAGTCCTAGAATATTGTAATGGGGACCCCAGGCTCTAATGAGAAGccaatgttggagatgccaggaaGCCTCTGCAGGAAAACTGCAGGCACGGGGCGGGGCTTTTCAAAGAAAGAGATGTGTGCTGCAGGCAGTAGGGCTGTGGGCGAAGCTGCTCACGGCACTGGGCCCTGACAATGGCACCATTATGCTGTGATCCTGGGCTCAGGCCTGAAGGAGTGTGCCCTGCTGGGTTCTGCTTTTGCTTTGGTGTGGTCTTTGTTTGTCTCCATTTCTCCTGTTTGGGTTGGGACTATTTCCATATTGGCATATGTGAGAAGGATTTCACTGGGGGCTCATAGTTAAATGACTGCCTTGCATTTCAAAAGGGATTTTGGACTTTTAAGAGTTGCTGAGGGACTATTAAAGGTTTCAATTTGTACTCGATGTGTTTTGCTCTGAGGGATGGCCATGAGCCAACAGGGACTGGGGATGAAATGTCACTGACTGGAATGTCCTTCTTAGGCTTCCGGTTTGAACATTTGGTACCCGGCTGGTGGCAGTGCTGTTTGGGGAAGGTGGCAGAACCTACAAAATACAGGATCCAGCCGGCAGTTGTAGGATAACAGGGATGAAGCCCGAGGATTCTGAAGGGGTGAGGCTTGAGGGTTCTAGATAGACTCTGCTTTGGTCCCGTGTTCTGTGCTTCTTGGTGAGTAGGCATGAGGACACTGAGGAGTCTATACCACATGACCCTGATGTCGTGAGTACCACAGTGTTTTATCCACCAAGATGGACTGAAGTGCTCTCTAATgagaagccaaaataaatccttaagtTTTACCACTAGGAAAAAAGTAACAAACTCAACATCTAACCCCTGTCATATCACCTAGATTAATTTACATCTAGACAGGTAAGAAGAGCCTGGCACAAAGAGGGTGAGCAGCCTTTCCCTGGCTGCCCAGTAGGACAAAACATGATTCCCACACTCCAAAATAGAAGACAGGAAGTATGCAAGGAAATGTAACCCCAAGAAGCTGGGTTTAAAGTTCCTCTTGGAGGCAAGGAAGAACAGATTTGCACCACAGAGCTTCCACACAACAGCTTTAAGGACAAACACAGCCGGTTCCTCCAGACACAGGATAAGATAATAAACAGAGTGGAAGTCTGAGACCAAGCAAGCCAATTCAGtcacatgagagagagagcacaggcaGGTCAAAAGGAGACACCAGGAAATGAAGTGGCTTGAACGAGGAcagcccccatagactcatatgtttgaatgtccGGCCCCAGATGGTAGACTctttgggaaggatgaggaggtgtggccttgatagaGGAGGTGTACTAGAGGGGCAGCCTCtgggatttcaaaagcccacatgaTTCCCAGGTAGCTGTCTCTGTCTCAGGCTTCTGGATCatgatgtgagctctcagccgCTGCTCCAGTGccgtgtctgcctgcctgctgccatgctggcctcCGTGACGGTCATGGACTTAACTGTCTGGATCTGTGAGCTCCTGAGTTAATGCTCTCTTTTGTAAGTTGTcttagttctcaacctgtgggtcctgacccctttgggTCGAAccaccctttcataggggtttcctaagaccattggaaaacacaaatatttacattatgattcataacagtagcaaaattacagttacaaagtagcaacaacaataattttatggttgggggtcaccacaacatgaggaactgtattaaagggtcacagcgttaggaaccACTGGTAGAGGGGAACAAAGGGGATTGATTGGTagcagaagagggagaaaatgagGTGGGGGAAGGTGGTAAGGGCTACACCCAATGTACAATGTTCCTATAATAAAACGTGAATGTAAAATCTGGTCTGAGTGTCCACTCTGCACGGGCGTTGGGGAGGTGTTCAATTAGCAGCCAGAAGAGCCCTGTGTTCAGGAGTCATGAGCTCTGGGCTGAGTCCGAGTTGTCGGTGCCCCTCCCCCTAATCCtagtgtgtgggtgtgagcaAGGTGGAGCCCTCATGATGGGGTTGGTGACTCTAGTCACACAGTATCCCCTTTCCATGTGTCAGAATGTGGTCTGTGGTGCTCTAACCAGAACCCAGAATACCCCCCAAGTGGCTGCCTGCCCCAAGCT from Cricetulus griseus strain 17A/GY chromosome 1 unlocalized genomic scaffold, alternate assembly CriGri-PICRH-1.0 chr1_0, whole genome shotgun sequence includes the following:
- the LOC118237642 gene encoding keratin-associated protein 10-8-like is translated as MAASTMSVCSDACTNSSWQVDDCPESCCEPSCCAPSCCQPSCCQPSCCAPSPCLTLICTPVSCVSSPCCQSVCNSCCTPSCCQQSSCQPSCCSSSPCQPSCCVPVCCTPVCCKPVCCVSICSSCQPACCTCSPCQSSCCVPVCCKPVCCEPVCCRASSSCC